Proteins from one Veillonellales bacterium genomic window:
- a CDS encoding lytic transglycosylase domain-containing protein, whose amino-acid sequence MLTWMRILVFGLLVSLFFGYFGYNSHWFQKKYSYPFPYQSLVYHYAARNHIDPFLVAAVIRTESKFNNQARSPKGAMGLMQLMPETAQWVADQMDYPNFSTRDLENPEVSIRLGTWYLASLKKEFNNNEILVLAAYNGGRGNVKQWMRQYGWTMSFSDVNQIPFQETREYVIRVLNSRQHYKELYIK is encoded by the coding sequence ATGCTAACCTGGATGAGAATCCTGGTATTTGGCTTACTAGTTTCTTTATTTTTCGGTTACTTCGGTTATAACAGTCACTGGTTCCAAAAAAAATATTCTTATCCATTTCCTTATCAGAGTCTTGTTTATCATTATGCTGCTAGAAATCATATCGATCCTTTTTTGGTGGCAGCAGTGATACGAACTGAAAGTAAATTCAATAATCAGGCCCGCTCGCCCAAAGGGGCAATGGGATTGATGCAATTGATGCCGGAGACTGCCCAATGGGTTGCAGATCAAATGGATTACCCTAATTTTTCTACGAGGGATCTGGAAAATCCGGAAGTGAGTATCCGGCTGGGAACCTGGTATCTGGCATCATTGAAAAAAGAATTTAATAATAACGAAATTTTGGTGCTGGCAGCTTATAATGGCGGGCGGGGGAATGTAAAACAATGGATGCGCCAGTATGGATGGACGATGTCTTTTTCTGATGTAAACCAAATACCATTTCAGGAAACCAGGGAATATGTTATAAGGGTGCTAAACAGTAGGCAGCATTACAAAGAATTATATATAAAATAG
- a CDS encoding DUF4931 domain-containing protein, whose product MRSLGSHLCFNSDIGSLKPENIIHTEAKCPFCDRSKLEGILEQRGDILWIKNKYPVLQDAFQTVIIETKDCCSELSRYSKEQLHAVIRFGVEKWLEMIQSKNYTSVIFFKNHGPFSGGTIRHPHMQIVGLQYIDCQERVPEESFQGIVVDRRSGVELNLTTKPKVGFTEFNVILDDLAYIDQMADYIQIIAHYLLNHFHKKCNSYNIFFYQVKEQIIAKIMPRFVTSPLFIGYSIPHVSNQLDKNVKQVQAFYFNQEANK is encoded by the coding sequence ATGCGCAGTCTTGGCAGTCATCTTTGTTTTAATTCGGATATTGGCAGTCTAAAACCGGAAAATATTATTCATACGGAAGCAAAGTGTCCTTTTTGTGATCGTAGCAAACTGGAAGGTATTCTTGAACAGCGAGGCGATATTTTATGGATCAAAAATAAGTACCCTGTACTGCAGGATGCTTTTCAGACCGTAATTATCGAGACGAAGGATTGCTGTTCCGAACTATCCCGGTACTCTAAGGAACAGTTGCACGCAGTTATTCGGTTTGGAGTGGAAAAGTGGCTGGAAATGATACAAAGTAAGAACTATACCTCCGTTATTTTTTTTAAAAACCATGGGCCTTTTTCCGGCGGAACGATTCGACACCCACACATGCAGATCGTAGGGTTACAGTATATTGATTGCCAGGAACGGGTACCGGAAGAATCCTTTCAGGGGATAGTAGTTGACAGGCGGTCAGGCGTGGAACTGAATCTGACTACAAAGCCTAAAGTGGGGTTCACTGAGTTTAATGTAATTTTAGATGATTTGGCTTACATTGATCAAATGGCTGACTATATTCAGATTATTGCTCATTACTTATTAAATCACTTTCATAAGAAATGCAACAGTTATAATATCTTTTTTTACCAAGTGAAAGAGCAGATTATTGCGAAAATTATGCCCCGGTTTGTTACGTCGCCACTATTTATTGGGTATTCCATTCCTCACGTATCCAATCAGCTTGACAAAAATGTGAAACAAGTTCAAGCATTTTATTTCAATCAGGAAGCGAATAAATGA
- a CDS encoding ATP-binding protein gives MESMHFAESLHDKVIYLSRDDEYKEFFETTTNGIMCLDSFLRIKSLNREAERVCGIERANVMGKRVEDVFRDYGASFLKIFSFPEHDDIKTTSLKLTIKEQVLYLHVDTLKLLDSTGRVSGMIVIIQDVSAVRAAIKQIQTTQMLMSLGELAAGVAHHVRTPLTTISGYLQVMLTRLKDDQYTVRRDILEMLLGEVSYINDVVKELVLFAKPTVEKIPEVNMNLRIEKALLLNFKQFGGEKIAIHKQLDPSLPTITADGNLLEQALVNIIQNAMEAMADEGILTLKSWLNADLNMLVISISDTGSGVSQEILPRVFEPFYTTKLDRFGLGLPIAHRIVAEHGGFINISAGDKGGTKVHVYLPIVDDRLNQISVLHQQILNLQ, from the coding sequence ATGGAAAGTATGCATTTTGCCGAGTCACTCCATGACAAAGTAATTTATCTGTCCCGTGATGATGAATATAAAGAGTTTTTTGAAACAACGACCAACGGCATTATGTGTCTGGACAGTTTTTTGCGTATAAAAAGTTTGAATCGGGAAGCGGAACGGGTTTGTGGGATTGAACGCGCCAACGTAATGGGAAAACGGGTTGAAGACGTCTTTCGAGACTATGGGGCCAGCTTTTTAAAGATATTTTCTTTTCCTGAGCATGATGATATAAAAACTACAAGTTTAAAATTGACCATAAAAGAGCAAGTATTGTATTTGCACGTAGATACATTAAAGTTATTAGATTCAACGGGACGGGTTAGCGGCATGATTGTGATTATACAGGATGTATCTGCCGTTCGTGCTGCCATTAAACAGATTCAAACAACTCAAATGTTAATGTCCTTGGGTGAATTGGCTGCCGGGGTGGCCCATCATGTCCGGACGCCATTGACTACTATCAGTGGCTATTTACAGGTGATGCTCACACGGTTGAAAGACGATCAATATACGGTGCGACGGGATATATTGGAGATGCTACTGGGTGAGGTTTCTTATATTAATGACGTAGTAAAAGAATTGGTGCTGTTTGCCAAACCAACGGTTGAAAAAATTCCTGAAGTGAATATGAATCTTCGCATAGAAAAGGCATTATTGCTTAATTTCAAGCAATTTGGCGGTGAAAAAATTGCGATTCATAAGCAGCTGGATCCGTCATTACCGACAATAACAGCCGATGGAAATTTACTGGAGCAGGCTCTGGTAAATATTATTCAAAATGCCATGGAGGCTATGGCAGACGAAGGGATTTTAACGCTTAAATCATGGTTAAACGCTGACCTCAATATGCTGGTAATATCTATTTCCGACACCGGTTCCGGGGTTTCGCAAGAAATTTTGCCTAGAGTTTTTGAGCCTTTTTATACAACTAAGCTGGATCGTTTTGGACTCGGATTACCGATCGCCCATCGAATTGTCGCTGAACATGGTGGTTTTATTAATATTAGTGCTGGCGATAAGGGCGGAACAAAAGTTCATGTCTATCTGCCAATCGTCGATGATCGACTGAATCAAATATCGGTACTCCATCAGCAAATTCTTAATTTACAATAA
- a CDS encoding SprT family zinc-dependent metalloprotease, which translates to MQYITLFEHLLEYSVTYQKRRKTLRIKLLDKNKLEITAPFNYSKADIREIIQSKQKWILTQVEKLTAIENNPVNKSVNHGSSILFLGKPYTLSISYYQSQKPRVIEQENNIFLQLPSATAGIGTMNPEFVLKQWYVESAGKILADKTAAWAAKIGVSPQRICIKEQRTRWGSCSTRGNINYNWRIIMAPPPVIDYLVIHELCHLLVLNHSSQFWQQVANYLPEFKQHRDWLRINGRLLTGIL; encoded by the coding sequence ATGCAATATATTACTCTTTTCGAACATCTTTTGGAATACAGCGTCACCTATCAAAAAAGGCGAAAAACGCTCCGTATCAAACTATTGGATAAAAACAAATTAGAAATAACGGCTCCCTTTAACTATTCTAAGGCCGATATTCGAGAAATTATTCAGAGTAAGCAAAAATGGATTCTGACTCAAGTAGAAAAATTGACCGCTATTGAAAATAATCCGGTCAATAAATCAGTAAACCACGGATCTTCTATTTTATTTTTAGGCAAACCTTATACCCTTTCTATCTCTTACTATCAAAGTCAGAAACCAAGGGTAATAGAACAAGAAAATAACATTTTTTTACAGTTGCCTTCTGCAACAGCAGGAATTGGAACAATGAATCCCGAATTTGTATTAAAGCAATGGTATGTAGAATCCGCCGGAAAAATATTGGCTGACAAAACAGCAGCCTGGGCAGCTAAAATCGGCGTTTCGCCACAGCGCATCTGCATTAAAGAGCAGAGAACCCGCTGGGGCAGCTGTTCCACCAGGGGCAACATCAACTACAATTGGCGAATTATTATGGCCCCACCGCCGGTAATTGATTATCTGGTGATCCATGAACTTTGTCACTTACTGGTACTCAATCATTCAAGCCAGTTTTGGCAGCAGGTAGCAAATTACTTACCTGAATTCAAACAACATCGGGATTGGTTGCGAATCAACGGCCGGCTGCTAACCGGAATTCTATGA
- a CDS encoding peptide ABC transporter substrate-binding protein — protein sequence MRIRTIFMLAILLVNIVLMTGCGQKALPQNPAKEIKTGGQLTFGSLQEPNTLNPLLSDVLATAEVSSLIFSGLVITNDKGEWIPDLALDIPTVQNGGVSPDGRTITYRLHQGVSWHDGAPFTAADVKFTWQIIMNRKVNIVQREGYDKIASIDTPDPYTVVIHFREYYAPYLTLFSTILPQHLLGAEEDINKASFNRAPVGTGPFKFKEWRVAEAVVLEANPAYFRGKPKLDGIIYKVIPDPNVLLTQLKAGEVDLVTNIHFAQLDQVKTVAGMNTVITPNMIWEHLDYNLDTPIFQDVRVRQAIVLALDRRAIISSVLKSAASPAAADQSPLSWAYNPTLQPASRDINAAKELLTEAGWSQGADGIFSKDGKKLSFTLTTTAGNKIRELVAQTIAQQLKEAGIGVEIRPVETAAFFADILKNRRFDMAMYAWVGGVDPDNIDLWHSKRIPTRSNGYDGHNFPGWHNSEVDNLTEKGIATVDIEARKQIYFRIQELIIQECPVVPLYFRVNIDVVKKTVANYRPNPTPAGNLWNAWEWGFYTN from the coding sequence TTGCGTATCCGAACTATTTTTATGCTTGCGATTCTCTTAGTTAATATTGTACTCATGACCGGCTGTGGACAAAAAGCTTTACCGCAGAATCCGGCGAAAGAGATAAAAACCGGCGGCCAGTTAACTTTCGGCAGCTTACAGGAGCCAAACACATTGAATCCATTGTTGTCCGATGTACTAGCTACGGCCGAGGTCAGCAGCCTGATATTTAGCGGTTTAGTGATTACTAATGACAAGGGAGAATGGATACCGGATTTAGCGTTAGACATCCCGACCGTGCAAAACGGCGGGGTCAGTCCCGATGGGCGCACAATAACCTATCGACTTCATCAGGGAGTCAGCTGGCATGATGGAGCACCATTTACCGCGGCCGATGTGAAATTCACCTGGCAGATCATCATGAATCGGAAAGTGAATATTGTGCAGCGGGAGGGCTATGACAAAATTGCTTCGATTGACACTCCCGATCCATATACGGTGGTTATTCATTTTCGCGAATATTATGCGCCTTATCTAACCTTGTTTTCCACAATTTTGCCGCAGCATCTTTTGGGAGCTGAGGAGGATATTAATAAAGCATCGTTCAATCGTGCACCGGTTGGAACAGGACCGTTTAAATTTAAAGAATGGCGTGTTGCCGAGGCGGTTGTACTGGAGGCAAATCCTGCTTATTTTCGCGGGAAACCAAAATTGGATGGAATTATTTACAAGGTGATACCGGATCCTAATGTTTTATTGACGCAACTAAAAGCAGGAGAAGTTGATCTTGTAACCAATATTCACTTTGCTCAATTGGATCAGGTGAAAACCGTTGCTGGAATGAACACAGTGATTACGCCCAATATGATTTGGGAGCATTTGGATTACAACCTGGACACCCCCATTTTCCAGGATGTACGGGTGCGTCAGGCCATTGTTCTGGCACTTGATCGTCGGGCTATTATCAGCAGTGTATTAAAGAGCGCAGCAAGTCCGGCAGCAGCGGATCAGTCCCCTTTGTCATGGGCTTATAACCCCACGCTGCAACCGGCGTCGCGAGATATAAATGCCGCTAAAGAACTTTTAACTGAGGCTGGCTGGTCTCAGGGGGCGGATGGAATTTTTTCTAAGGATGGAAAAAAATTATCTTTTACTCTTACGACTACCGCCGGGAATAAAATCCGCGAGCTTGTTGCCCAGACGATTGCTCAGCAACTTAAAGAAGCAGGAATTGGGGTGGAAATCAGGCCGGTAGAGACAGCCGCTTTTTTTGCTGATATTTTAAAAAATCGCCGGTTTGATATGGCAATGTATGCCTGGGTAGGTGGCGTGGATCCGGACAACATTGATTTATGGCATTCTAAAAGGATACCAACTCGATCCAATGGATACGACGGTCATAATTTCCCCGGCTGGCACAATTCTGAAGTCGATAATCTAACGGAAAAGGGCATTGCAACAGTGGATATAGAAGCTCGTAAGCAAATTTATTTTCGTATTCAGGAATTGATTATCCAGGAATGTCCGGTTGTTCCTCTTTACTTTCGAGTTAATATTGATGTAGTGAAGAAAACGGTAGCTAACTATCGACCTAATCCTACTCCGGCAGGTAATTTGTGGAATGCCTGGGAATGGGGTTTTTATACAAATTAG
- the coaE gene encoding dephospho-CoA kinase (Dephospho-CoA kinase (CoaE) performs the final step in coenzyme A biosynthesis.): protein MYIVGLTGGIASGKSAVSGMLREFGAYIVDADELARAVVLPKQPAWLEIMARFGPSILLPDGSIDREKLGDIVFNDKTARQHLEDIVHPNIKARVLAEIKTASQQGKQIVVLDVPLLFEVGWQKLTDEVWVVYVDDSVQLQRLIKRNCLSAEQALARIHSQMQLTEKVRLANVIIDNNGDLAATRRQVWENWQRLEKKTAMCTIE from the coding sequence ATGTATATTGTTGGTCTGACCGGTGGTATTGCCAGCGGTAAAAGCGCTGTCAGCGGCATGCTGCGAGAGTTTGGCGCATATATTGTTGATGCAGATGAGCTTGCTCGTGCTGTGGTTTTACCAAAACAGCCGGCATGGCTAGAAATTATGGCCCGATTTGGGCCATCCATCCTACTGCCGGACGGCAGTATTGACCGGGAAAAATTAGGAGATATCGTATTTAATGATAAAACTGCGCGACAGCATCTGGAAGATATTGTACATCCGAATATTAAAGCAAGGGTTTTGGCAGAAATCAAAACTGCAAGCCAACAGGGAAAACAAATTGTAGTTTTGGATGTGCCGCTTTTATTTGAAGTTGGCTGGCAAAAGCTGACTGATGAAGTATGGGTCGTTTACGTGGATGATTCAGTGCAGCTACAGCGGTTGATAAAGCGAAACTGCCTTTCTGCTGAGCAGGCATTGGCAAGGATCCATTCTCAAATGCAACTAACGGAAAAGGTCCGGCTTGCCAATGTTATAATTGATAATAACGGTGATTTGGCTGCTACTCGCCGGCAGGTATGGGAAAATTGGCAGCGGCTGGAGAAAAAAACAGCGATGTGTACAATTGAATGA
- a CDS encoding cupin domain-containing protein — translation MNLFELSPDLPEREVVEPILPDKGILIERIVSTGQSSPPGFWYDQERDEWVALLQGQARMSWEDGHVRDIGPGDWVLIPAHQRHRVEWTSNNPPCIWLAVHGQIK, via the coding sequence GTGAATCTTTTTGAGTTGTCGCCAGATTTGCCGGAACGGGAGGTTGTCGAACCTATTCTTCCGGATAAAGGAATTTTAATTGAACGCATAGTTTCTACTGGTCAATCATCCCCACCCGGTTTTTGGTATGACCAAGAGAGGGATGAATGGGTCGCCTTGCTTCAAGGGCAGGCACGGATGAGTTGGGAAGACGGTCATGTGCGCGACATAGGTCCAGGCGATTGGGTATTGATTCCGGCACATCAGCGGCATCGGGTAGAGTGGACATCCAATAATCCGCCTTGTATTTGGCTGGCGGTACACGGACAGATAAAATGA
- a CDS encoding L,D-transpeptidase, with protein MSIFKKAVYAALFLFLSLAPVNARMAVIESPGIVINLPSRTLELYSGTTLVKEYPIAIGKPSTQTPLGSYSITNMEVNPVWIPPGRGYVVESGPDNPLGYRWMGFLPLYGIHGTNAAWTIGLAVSNGCVRMNEADAEELFEIIGCGTPVQVTYERIKIRVNGKGEVSLAVYPDIYGYQQITVADVYNKLAQFGLNGWISENFVQQLIEQGSDKQVTFAQYFSLKINDQQKNERGVLTNNTLYVPVWPVASGLKTNILWDEQDHLVRGPKCAVPGLVKGDIVYVTMDNLQKLFGCQEIWKPAENILEVVLN; from the coding sequence GTGTCTATTTTTAAAAAGGCAGTTTACGCTGCTTTATTTTTATTTCTGTCCTTGGCTCCGGTCAATGCCCGGATGGCTGTTATAGAATCACCGGGAATTGTTATTAATCTGCCCAGCCGGACATTGGAATTGTATTCAGGGACTACCTTGGTTAAGGAATACCCCATTGCAATTGGCAAACCATCGACCCAAACGCCCTTAGGCAGCTATTCGATTACTAATATGGAGGTGAATCCGGTTTGGATTCCTCCTGGACGAGGTTACGTTGTAGAATCCGGGCCGGACAATCCCCTGGGATATCGGTGGATGGGATTTTTGCCTTTGTATGGTATTCATGGAACGAACGCAGCATGGACTATTGGCTTGGCAGTATCAAATGGCTGTGTCCGTATGAATGAAGCGGATGCCGAAGAATTGTTTGAAATTATTGGCTGCGGTACACCGGTACAGGTCACTTATGAACGTATTAAAATCAGGGTCAACGGCAAAGGAGAGGTTTCTCTGGCAGTTTATCCGGATATTTATGGCTATCAGCAGATTACGGTGGCCGATGTATACAATAAGTTAGCCCAGTTTGGTTTGAACGGTTGGATCAGTGAGAATTTTGTACAACAGTTAATCGAACAGGGAAGTGATAAACAAGTCACATTTGCCCAATACTTTAGTTTAAAGATTAATGATCAGCAGAAAAATGAAAGAGGAGTATTGACGAATAATACGTTATATGTACCGGTTTGGCCGGTGGCAAGCGGGTTGAAAACAAATATTCTTTGGGATGAGCAAGACCATTTGGTGCGCGGCCCTAAATGTGCTGTTCCGGGGCTGGTAAAAGGAGATATTGTATATGTGACGATGGATAATCTGCAGAAGCTATTCGGATGTCAGGAAATCTGGAAACCGGCTGAAAATATTCTGGAAGTGGTATTGAACTGA
- the mutM gene encoding DNA-formamidopyrimidine glycosylase: protein MSNGEKVGLKQNKWGIEMPEMPEVETIRRTLVDKVTARKIIRVEMLLPRLIKWPDAARFQAIITDKTIKRLSRSGKYLLFYLTDGLVMVVHLRMTGRLYYIRQGEEQEKYVRIVFTMDTGDQLVYADIRTLGTIYAMPTEELWRISGLATMGPEPLSADFTVFYLRDVLRDRKGKIKSLLLNQKIIGGLGNIYADESLAIAGIHPERDGGSLTELETDKLFQAINKVITAGIEDGGTTFRDYRDGAGRSGKHQYHLRVYGRKDEPCRICGTPIVKSIVGGRGTHFCPTCQR, encoded by the coding sequence ATGTCAAATGGGGAAAAAGTTGGGCTGAAGCAAAATAAATGGGGGATCGAAATGCCGGAAATGCCGGAAGTTGAAACAATTAGACGTACCCTTGTTGATAAGGTAACAGCGCGTAAAATCATCCGAGTGGAAATGCTTTTACCCCGTTTAATTAAATGGCCGGATGCCGCTCGGTTTCAGGCCATTATTACGGATAAGACGATTAAGAGGCTGAGCCGGAGCGGTAAATATCTTTTATTTTATCTGACTGATGGGCTGGTGATGGTAGTACATTTGCGGATGACCGGTAGACTGTACTACATTCGCCAGGGGGAAGAACAGGAAAAGTATGTACGAATCGTATTTACAATGGATACCGGTGATCAACTGGTTTATGCCGATATTCGAACTTTGGGTACAATATATGCGATGCCGACAGAAGAATTATGGCGTATTTCCGGGTTAGCGACAATGGGACCAGAACCTTTATCAGCGGATTTTACTGTATTTTATTTACGCGATGTTTTAAGAGATAGAAAAGGGAAAATCAAATCATTGCTGCTTAATCAAAAGATTATTGGTGGTTTGGGGAATATTTATGCGGATGAAAGTTTGGCGATTGCAGGGATTCACCCGGAACGAGATGGGGGTAGCCTGACCGAGCTGGAAACAGACAAATTATTTCAAGCGATCAATAAGGTCATTACAGCCGGTATTGAGGATGGCGGTACTACTTTTCGCGACTACCGGGATGGAGCCGGACGCAGTGGTAAGCATCAATATCATCTCCGAGTATATGGCCGTAAAGATGAGCCATGCCGGATTTGTGGTACGCCTATCGTTAAGTCTATAGTGGGCGGACGGGGAACTCATTTTTGTCCCACTTGTCAAAGATAG
- the polA gene encoding DNA polymerase I translates to MSPKFLIIDGSSLVYRAFYALPLLTAANGQYTNAVYGFAMMLVKLLDEIKPDAAAVAFDKGRITFRNEQYSQYKAQRKATPIELSEQFPLVKELLTGFGITTLEEAGYEADDIIGTLATKGAEAGFEVIIVTGDRDALQLIGPRTRVMLTKKGISDLAIFDAKAFEAKYGVKTTQLIDLKGLMGDSSDNIPGVPGVGEKTAVKLLTEFGTVEQLVTNIDKVSGKKLQERLRDNAELAILSKQLATIVCDMPLRFSPELFTLQPDVDKIRKLFSKFEFKSLLTRMDVIFPESVLPKTEMKENLPKAVWLANDTELEELCQYIHIQSFMVIFPLITGQVPRVQMKGLAIVGRADTTVYISPKSPGWGKVMALMADGSVQKVTHDAKILYNACAFEGIILSGVIFDTMLAAYLLDPTAAGYPLVSLQEQYIGKHSNLQREEEIPAPDYAAWSCSVVHVLYPVLKQRLQENGLESLFYEIELPLIEVLAAMEGCGIKVDKGYLQEMSVTIAAQIEQLLSEIQLLAGETFNVNSTKQLGNVLFEKLSLPVIKKTKTGYSTDAEVLEKLIGIHPIVDKLLEYRVLTKLKSTYLDGLQQLISSSSGRVHTNFNQMVTATGRLSSSEPNLQNIPIRTEIGRKIRELFVPGEGYEYIMSADYSQIELRIMAHISSDANLIEAFIQEKDIHARTAAEVFGVDMDQVTAEMRSRAKAVNFGIVYGISDYGLSRNIGVTRKEAGKYIDKYFTRYPGVKEFMNRVVTEAHQLGYVTTLFGRRRYLPDIRSSNFNQRSFAERTAMNTPIQGTAADVIKKAMIEVYRALNQKNLRSRILLQVHDELVLEVAQEEVDQVAAIVKEAMEQAVQLAVPLTVDVKWGKSWAEAK, encoded by the coding sequence ATGTCCCCTAAATTTCTAATTATTGATGGCAGCAGCCTGGTGTACCGGGCGTTTTATGCATTGCCGCTGCTGACTGCAGCCAATGGGCAGTATACGAATGCGGTATACGGCTTTGCGATGATGCTGGTAAAATTGCTGGATGAAATTAAGCCGGATGCTGCTGCAGTTGCTTTTGACAAAGGGCGGATCACCTTCCGTAATGAGCAATATTCACAATATAAGGCCCAGCGGAAAGCAACACCAATAGAACTGTCTGAGCAGTTCCCTTTGGTAAAGGAACTTTTAACTGGATTTGGCATTACTACCTTAGAAGAAGCGGGCTACGAAGCCGATGATATTATAGGCACCTTGGCGACGAAAGGGGCAGAAGCCGGATTTGAAGTTATTATTGTGACTGGTGATCGGGATGCTCTCCAATTGATTGGACCGCGAACGAGGGTTATGCTGACGAAAAAAGGTATATCGGATTTGGCAATATTCGATGCCAAAGCATTTGAGGCCAAGTATGGAGTAAAGACGACTCAACTTATCGATTTAAAAGGATTAATGGGTGATAGCTCAGATAATATTCCCGGTGTTCCGGGAGTTGGAGAGAAGACGGCCGTGAAGCTTCTTACTGAGTTTGGAACGGTGGAACAACTAGTTACCAATATTGATAAAGTTTCCGGTAAAAAGCTGCAGGAAAGGTTGAGGGATAACGCTGAGCTGGCTATTTTGTCTAAACAATTGGCAACTATCGTGTGTGATATGCCGCTTAGATTTTCACCGGAATTGTTTACGCTACAGCCAGACGTTGATAAAATCCGGAAACTATTTTCCAAGTTTGAATTTAAAAGCTTATTAACCAGAATGGATGTTATTTTTCCAGAAAGTGTTCTCCCCAAAACGGAAATGAAAGAAAATTTACCGAAAGCGGTTTGGCTTGCTAATGATACGGAATTGGAAGAATTATGCCAGTATATCCATATCCAGTCATTTATGGTAATTTTTCCTTTAATTACAGGGCAAGTGCCTCGTGTGCAAATGAAGGGATTGGCAATTGTCGGCAGGGCTGATACTACGGTATATATTTCTCCCAAAAGCCCGGGATGGGGCAAGGTTATGGCGCTAATGGCAGATGGTTCGGTACAGAAAGTAACCCACGATGCCAAAATTTTGTATAATGCCTGTGCCTTTGAGGGAATTATTTTAAGTGGAGTCATTTTTGATACCATGCTTGCGGCCTATTTATTAGATCCAACAGCAGCTGGTTATCCGCTGGTATCATTGCAAGAACAATATATAGGTAAACACAGCAACTTGCAGAGAGAAGAAGAAATTCCGGCACCTGATTATGCCGCCTGGTCCTGCAGTGTAGTTCATGTGTTGTATCCGGTATTGAAACAGCGTCTGCAGGAAAATGGTTTGGAATCTTTATTTTATGAAATTGAACTGCCGCTCATTGAGGTTTTGGCAGCTATGGAAGGTTGCGGAATCAAGGTTGATAAAGGTTATCTTCAGGAGATGTCGGTGACCATTGCTGCTCAAATTGAACAGCTGTTAAGCGAAATTCAGCTGTTGGCCGGAGAAACTTTTAATGTGAATTCAACTAAGCAATTAGGTAACGTTTTGTTCGAAAAATTAAGTTTGCCGGTGATTAAAAAAACCAAAACCGGCTATTCTACTGATGCCGAAGTGTTGGAAAAGTTAATTGGTATTCATCCAATAGTGGACAAACTGCTGGAATATCGTGTATTGACCAAGCTGAAATCCACCTATCTTGATGGCTTGCAGCAATTAATCAGCTCCAGCAGCGGACGAGTCCATACGAACTTTAATCAAATGGTTACAGCGACGGGGCGGCTTAGTAGTTCCGAGCCTAATTTACAGAATATCCCCATTCGTACAGAGATCGGGCGAAAGATCAGAGAACTGTTTGTGCCGGGGGAAGGCTATGAATATATAATGTCTGCTGATTACTCCCAAATAGAGCTGAGAATAATGGCCCACATTTCCTCCGATGCTAATTTAATCGAGGCCTTTATACAAGAGAAGGATATCCATGCTCGCACTGCGGCAGAGGTCTTTGGCGTGGATATGGATCAGGTTACGGCTGAGATGCGTTCACGTGCCAAGGCCGTTAATTTCGGTATTGTTTACGGCATAAGCGATTACGGCTTATCACGGAATATTGGTGTTACCCGGAAGGAAGCCGGGAAGTATATTGACAAATATTTCACCCGATATCCTGGTGTAAAAGAATTTATGAATCGGGTGGTAACAGAGGCCCATCAGTTAGGGTATGTGACCACTTTGTTTGGCCGGCGACGGTATCTGCCGGATATTAGGAGCAGTAACTTTAACCAGAGATCCTTTGCCGAGCGTACAGCAATGAATACACCTATTCAAGGGACAGCCGCCGATGTGATCAAGAAAGCGATGATTGAAGTATATCGGGCGTTAAATCAAAAAAATTTGCGCAGCCGCATACTGCTGCAGGTTCATGATGAACTAGTTTTAGAGGTTGCTCAAGAAGAAGTTGATCAAGTGGCCGCAATTGTTAAAGAGGCTATGGAACAGGCAGTACAGCTGGCTGTTCCCTTGACAGTTGATGTCAAATGGGGAAAAAGTTGGGCTGAAGCAAAATAA